Genomic segment of Arvicola amphibius chromosome 7, mArvAmp1.2, whole genome shotgun sequence:
GAACAAGCCGACTACTGCGTCTCCCACATGAAGCCCTATGTGGATGGCAAAGGCCGTGAACTGCCCACTGCCTTCGACTACGTCGAGTTCACCCGCTCACTCTTCGTGAATTGACCCTTGGCTCGTAGGTGAGCCTGACCCACATTGCCTGCCCTGCTGTCACCTTGCTGCATGTCACTTCCTCTGTGCTTTCAAGGAAAATATTCCAGACAATGTTACTTTCCAGTGTAACCGTAGGCCTGCTTAGCTTGGGGTAAGACTTGGTAGAAAATGGTGCTTCAGTAAACCGCTTACAGTCCAATCACAATTGCCATGTTGCTGTGGGACCCAAACCGCTGCACAGCCAGCTGTCTTCATTCCCACTTAAAATCAAAGCAGCTGGTTCATCTTCcttattctctctcctccctccccagatTCTGTTTTCATGTAAAAGACAAATAAAGGACTCAGTTCTCCCCCTAGAAACTTTTGTTCCTCTTTATTCAACTTAGCACACCACCTTCCTGAAGGGACACCACATCCCTGCTGCTCCTTGTGGCCCTCAGGTAGCTACTTCCGCTTCCAGTTGATCCAAGTCCTCTGTCTCCCTGGGCCTTTGTTCCGTGAAGGCTGTGCTCAGCCGCCACACCTTCACCGTGCCCTTGGCATCACCAGCAGCTAAGAGCTGAGTCTGCTGGCTGTTAAACTCAAGACAGTAGACAGGACTGCCATCTTGGGTTTGTGTTATGGAAACTGTGGGTTTCTGTGAGCTTTTCTGGAGGTCAAACAGTTGTACATCACCTGCAGGGAGAAAAGTTCAGAAAATAGAAACGACCGCTGGGAGAGGCTATGGCACGTACTTTTCCTGTGTGCTTTGTGGTGGGTGCCAGTGGCCGGGATAAAAACCATCCTCAGCACATGACCCCTCCACTTAAGACAGGCCTTGTGGCTCTTGCGTACCTTccccagaagcagcagcaaaaacCAAAGGGCGCACAGGGGACCAGCGCACGGCAAACAGGTACTTGTGAGAGAGCTGCAATGAGGTCAGGGGCTGGGCCTGCAGCATGGAGTACAGGTGGACATGGCCAtcggtcccagcactcaggaagagatTCCTAGACAGTGCAGAAAAGGGCATCTGCAtggtgctgccaccaccacctcccggccgtCTACCTATGGAAAATTCCCTTGGCCTCCACAGCTATTAAAAATGGGGCAGGTCCTGGAACCAACTACCAAAGTGCAAAGAATCAGAATGCTGGTGTTGAAAAGCCTGCGGCAGGGCCGCTTTCCCTGTGCCTGAGTGGCAAGCACAGGCTGATGCCCCTACCTGTGGAAGGGAGAACAGCTCACAGAGTACACAGGGCCACCATGGGGAGAGAAGGTGAACTGCACCGGGGCCCTGAGAGGCACAGAGCTGGGTATCCGAGTGAGGGCAGCTGTCTCTGCTGCCAGGGAACACTTGAGGGGAAAGCCACCTTCTGTGCCCAGAACAAAAAGGCTGGAGTCGAAGCTGGAGAAGGCCACTGATGTCACCCCCACCTCGGTCTCTCCACGGGGCGGCTGTGGAAAAGTGGCAGTGACAGTAAGTCCTGACAGCCAGCGGGCAAAGGGAGGAACACAGACGGGCTCCCGTGTGCTTACCTTCTTCAGTTTGGTGCTCCGAGGCAGCTGCTGCACAGCCAGAGCAAAGCCCTTTGAGAGCCGCAGCTGGCCAGTGCCACTGCCCCTCCAGAGCAGCACCCGTCCGTCAGTGGCTGCACTCAGCACCTGGAAGCGGTGGCTGTGCCGGGGTTCAGGCAGCCACAGCACCTGAGGTGACGACAGAGCACAGGCAGAATAAAGGGCACATCCCCAGTGTCAGCCTCACCTGCAGCTGTGTCCCTTCCTTCTTCAGACCACCTGTGTGGGAGGCTGAGAAGAGCCTGTGCCCTAAAGGGCACCCAGTGGGGGAGCTGACTCAGATGGCGCTCCAAGAATGCCCAGGCAGCTGTCTAACCGCCAACTCCTTGAAGCAGCTGATGCTAGCACCCCCCACAGGGTGTGGGAGTGGCTCCTGACCTGATAGACAGGGTCTGTGTGGGTGTCATCAGTCAGACCTGTGCGCCAAAGCAGTGGGTCCTCGGGGCGGCCTGCGTCCCACACCAGCACCTCACCGCTGTACAGCCCCCCTATGGGGACAGGATCACATCAGCCACACCCAGCAACCCCTGCACGTTCGTGCCATGCAGTCAGAACAAAGGCCTCTTGAGAGGATTTCCTGAGGGGAAATCCTAGTTCCGGGACCCAAACTCAGTCTCTCCTTGCTGTGGCTCAGGGACCATACCCAGTAACCTACTCCTCCAGCAGGGGCATCCGCTGTCAGCACTGAGGGGAGCCCACCTCTTTATCCCCCTTTTTTCATCCTGCCTCTTGCACAGCCAGACTCAGCC
This window contains:
- the Dync2i2 gene encoding cytoplasmic dynein 2 intermediate chain 2, translating into MCLAFHPTQPSHIAGGLYSGEVLVWDAGRPEDPLLWRTGLTDDTHTDPVYQVLWLPEPRHSHRFQVLSAATDGRVLLWRGSGTGQLRLSKGFALAVQQLPRSTKLKKPPRGETEVGVTSVAFSSFDSSLFVLGTEGGFPLKCSLAAETAALTRIPSSVPLRAPVQFTFSPHGGPVYSVSCSPFHRNLFLSAGTDGHVHLYSMLQAQPLTSLQLSHKYLFAVRWSPVRPLVFAAASGEGDVQLFDLQKSSQKPTVSITQTQDGSPVYCLEFNSQQTQLLAAGDAKGTVKVWRLSTAFTEQRPRETEDLDQLEAEVAT